Proteins found in one Phocoena sinus isolate mPhoSin1 chromosome 5, mPhoSin1.pri, whole genome shotgun sequence genomic segment:
- the LOC116754477 gene encoding coiled-coil-helix-coiled-coil-helix domain-containing protein 2-like, producing MPCGSRSHTSSVAPPASRAPQMRTAPRPAPAAQPPTAASPSAVGSPAAASRQPGLMAQMAATAAGVAVGSAIGHTLGHALPGGFSGGSNAEPSRLDITHQEPRGTQPAQQQQSGPCFFEVKQFLECAQNQGELKLCAGSSEVLKTVQIGERVSFIKKFQLEA from the coding sequence ATGCCTTGTGGAAGCCGAAGCCACACTTCCAGCGTGGCCCCTCCAGCCAGCCGGGCACCTCAGATGAGAACTGCACCCAGGCCAGCGCCCGCCGCTCAGCCACCCACAGCAGCTTCACCATCTGCTGTTGGCTCCCCTGCTGCTGCTTCCCGGCAGCCAGGTCTGATGGCCCAGATGGCAGCCACTGCAGCCGGCGTGGCTGTGGGTTCTGCCATCGGCCACACTCTGGGTCATGCCCTCCCTGGTggcttcagtggaggaagtaatgCTGAGCCCTCAAGGCTTGACATCACTCACCAGGAGCCTCGAGGAACCCAGCCTGCACAGCAGCAGCAGAGTGGCCCATGCTTTTTTGAGGTGAAACAGTTTTTGGAGTGTGCCCAGAACCAGGGTGAACTTAAGCTGTGTGCAGGTTCCAGCGAGGTGCTGAAAACAGTGCAGATTGGCGAACGGGTTAGCTTCATCAAGAAGTTCCAGTTGGAGGCATGA